A single region of the Erythrobacter sp. genome encodes:
- a CDS encoding VWA domain-containing protein has translation MRHWRITGGLALAMVLAGCAAQQGGEMASTGDTSSDRRAEAPPPPPPPPPPPSAAYSPQQVIVSGSRNRTGALRGERAEAYVPPVRVATDPGREQYEGEEVSPVKLVSAEPVSTFSVDVDTGAYANARRFLTTGMMPPKAAVRTEEMINYFRYDYPRPESREVPFSVTTDVARTPWNEDSYLMRIGLRGYDIARDERPPANLVFLMDVSGSMNAPDKLPLVKTALAGLAGELGEEDRVSIVVYAGAAGLVLEPTNDTAKIRRALDSLSAGGSTAGGAGLQLAYNIAEDAFLEGGVNRVILATDGDFNVGVRTRDALVEMIEAKRDSGITLTTLGFGTGNYNEAMMEQIANHGNGNYAYIDSALEAKKVLGDEMSSTLFTIAKDVKIQVEFNPAVIGQYRLVGYENRVLREEDFDNDAVDAGDIGAGHQVTAIYEVVPTGAKGWIAPRRYEDPPASEAELRMAEAAHVKLRYKLPDGDTSKLIDTVVMSDDFHSARAPADDFAFAVSVAAFGQLLRGDTLMNGFTFADTRALAGSHEDYWRQEFVKLTELADAMKGG, from the coding sequence CCATGGTGCTGGCGGGCTGCGCCGCGCAGCAGGGCGGCGAAATGGCGAGCACCGGGGACACCTCCTCCGACCGCCGCGCCGAAGCCCCGCCGCCTCCGCCTCCGCCGCCTCCCCCGCCGTCGGCCGCCTATTCGCCCCAGCAGGTGATTGTTTCCGGCTCGCGCAATCGAACCGGAGCCCTTCGCGGCGAACGGGCCGAAGCCTATGTCCCGCCGGTCCGCGTCGCGACCGACCCGGGGCGCGAGCAATACGAGGGCGAGGAGGTCTCGCCCGTCAAGCTCGTCTCGGCCGAGCCCGTCTCGACCTTCTCGGTCGATGTCGACACCGGCGCCTATGCCAATGCGCGCCGTTTCCTCACCACCGGCATGATGCCGCCCAAGGCGGCCGTGCGGACCGAGGAGATGATCAACTATTTCCGCTACGATTATCCGCGACCCGAAAGCCGCGAGGTGCCCTTCAGCGTCACCACCGACGTCGCGCGCACGCCGTGGAACGAGGACAGCTACCTCATGCGGATCGGCCTGCGCGGCTATGACATCGCCCGCGACGAGCGACCGCCTGCCAACCTCGTTTTCCTGATGGACGTCTCGGGCTCGATGAACGCGCCCGACAAGCTGCCGCTGGTCAAGACCGCGCTGGCGGGCCTAGCGGGCGAACTGGGCGAAGAGGACCGCGTCTCGATCGTCGTCTACGCGGGCGCGGCGGGCCTTGTGCTCGAGCCGACCAACGACACTGCGAAAATCCGCCGCGCATTGGACAGCCTCTCCGCAGGCGGCTCGACCGCGGGCGGCGCGGGGCTGCAGCTTGCCTACAACATCGCCGAGGACGCGTTTCTCGAGGGCGGCGTCAACCGCGTCATCCTCGCCACCGACGGCGATTTCAACGTCGGTGTGCGAACCCGCGATGCCCTCGTCGAGATGATCGAGGCGAAGCGCGATTCGGGCATCACGCTGACCACGCTCGGCTTCGGCACGGGCAACTACAACGAAGCGATGATGGAGCAGATCGCCAATCACGGGAACGGCAATTACGCCTATATCGACAGCGCGCTCGAGGCGAAGAAGGTGCTCGGCGACGAGATGAGTTCGACCCTCTTCACGATCGCCAAGGACGTGAAGATCCAGGTCGAATTCAATCCCGCCGTGATCGGCCAGTATCGCCTCGTCGGCTACGAGAACCGCGTTTTGCGCGAAGAGGATTTCGACAATGACGCGGTCGATGCGGGCGATATCGGCGCGGGCCACCAGGTCACCGCGATCTACGAAGTCGTGCCGACCGGCGCGAAGGGCTGGATCGCCCCCCGGCGCTACGAAGACCCTCCCGCGAGCGAGGCGGAATTGCGCATGGCCGAGGCCGCGCACGTCAAGCTGCGCTACAAGCTGCCCGACGGCGACACCTCGAAACTGATCGACACGGTGGTGATGAGCGACGATTTCCATTCGGCCCGCGCGCCGGCGGACGACTTCGCCTTCGCCGTCTCGGTCGCCGCTTTCGGCCAGCTGCTGCGCGGCGACACGCTGATGAACGGCTTCACCTTCGCCGA